From one Candidatus Dormiibacterota bacterium genomic stretch:
- a CDS encoding alpha/beta hydrolase-fold protein encodes MRRGARRDGWLWRDPRPPASSRYATLAFLICAVTLAGVSFAAGLTARSPRLSLPVAMPATAAMAIAPLCSSSTSAGPFVAQAAGGHLDGFSVDGRRVLAYVPAVAAGSPPPRLPVAYFLHGSPGAAPDWTGSGALLPALLDRMEALGQLPPLIAVFPDGNSAGGAWWGNTVDGANLESWFVERLLPTVDRRFSTLGAAARGIAGVSAGGFGALNLALRHPGAFSWVASYSAVFTAPADLFGQVVAANSPALTVAAVPATRRFPLYVGAGSADREFRGESDRLAGTLHGLGWSPLQTEIVPGAHGWDAWAVEVRDSLAWMGRLWSSDPAMTRVLSPATAVHAGCP; translated from the coding sequence GTGAGGCGGGGTGCGCGCCGCGATGGGTGGCTCTGGCGGGATCCGCGTCCGCCGGCGTCCTCGCGCTACGCGACGCTCGCCTTCCTCATCTGCGCGGTGACCCTCGCCGGCGTGTCCTTCGCCGCCGGCCTCACCGCGAGGTCACCGCGGCTGTCGCTGCCGGTCGCCATGCCCGCCACCGCCGCGATGGCGATCGCCCCGCTCTGCTCCTCGAGCACGTCGGCGGGCCCGTTCGTCGCCCAGGCGGCCGGCGGACACCTCGACGGGTTCTCGGTCGACGGTCGCCGGGTGCTCGCCTACGTCCCCGCCGTCGCGGCCGGGTCGCCGCCCCCACGCCTGCCCGTCGCCTACTTCCTCCACGGCTCGCCGGGCGCGGCGCCGGACTGGACCGGCAGCGGCGCCCTGCTGCCCGCGCTGCTCGACCGCATGGAGGCGCTCGGCCAGCTGCCGCCGCTGATCGCGGTGTTCCCCGACGGCAACAGCGCCGGGGGTGCGTGGTGGGGCAACACCGTCGACGGCGCCAACCTCGAGAGCTGGTTCGTCGAGCGCCTGCTGCCCACCGTCGACCGCCGCTTCTCCACCCTCGGCGCCGCCGCGCGCGGCATCGCCGGGGTCAGCGCCGGCGGGTTCGGCGCCCTCAACCTCGCCCTCCGCCATCCCGGCGCCTTCAGCTGGGTGGCCAGCTACTCGGCGGTGTTCACCGCGCCCGCCGACCTGTTCGGCCAGGTCGTGGCCGCCAACAGCCCGGCGCTGACCGTGGCCGCGGTGCCCGCCACCCGCCGCTTTCCGCTGTACGTGGGCGCGGGCTCGGCCGACCGCGAGTTCCGCGGCGAGAGCGACCGGCTCGCCGGCACCCTCCACGGGCTGGGCTGGTCGCCGCTGCAGACCGAGATCGTCCCCGGGGCCCACGGCTGGGACGCCTGGGCGGTCGAGGTGCGTGACAGCCTCGCCTGGATGGGGCGGCTGTGGAGCAGCGACCCGGCGATGACCCGGGTGCTGTCGCCCGCCACCGCGGTGCACGCCGGCTGTCCCTGA